The genomic segment ACCGATCAAAGCCTCTCGGCGCGCCTTCTCCGCATCGCCAACAGCGCCTTTTACGGTTTCCCCTCCCGCATCGAAACCATTTCGAGAGCGGTCACCATCATCGGTACCCAACAGCTGCGCGATCTGGCGCTCGCCACCAGCATTGTCGAGACTTTTTCCGGGTTGCCCATCAAACTCGTCGACATGTCGTCATTCTGGCGGCACAGCATCGCCAGCGGTATCACGGCAAGGATCATGGCCAACTACCACCGGGAATCGAACATCGAACGCTTTTTCGTTGCGGGCCTCCTCCACGACATCGGGCGGCTCTTGATTTACAAACACGAACCCGAAAAAGCGCGCGAGGCCATCGAGAGCAGCACCGCCAAGAACGAACCTTTGTTCATGACCGAATACAATCAATTCGGCTATGACCATGGAGAGGTCGGCGGGGCGCTCCTTCGTCATTGGGGACTTCCCGCCAGCCTTGAAGAAGCCGTTCGGTATCATCACAACCCCTCTTTCTCCAAACGGTTCCCGCTGGAAACCGCCACCGTCCATGTCTCGGACATCATCGCCAACGCCATGAGATACGGAAGCAGC from the bacterium genome contains:
- a CDS encoding HDOD domain-containing protein, with the translated sequence MNTRPEDLIRIGDKVPTLPHIFHRLNEAVNDPRSSMRDIAGIISTDQSLSARLLRIANSAFYGFPSRIETISRAVTIIGTQQLRDLALATSIVETFSGLPIKLVDMSSFWRHSIASGITARIMANYHRESNIERFFVAGLLHDIGRLLIYKHEPEKAREAIESSTAKNEPLFMTEYNQFGYDHGEVGGALLRHWGLPASLEEAVRYHHNPSFSKRFPLETATVHVSDIIANAMRYGSSGERFVPPLEGDAWEQLRLPVSILSPALEQIDRQFSDSAKLFLEDTN